A stretch of Mesorhizobium sp. M2A.F.Ca.ET.046.03.2.1 DNA encodes these proteins:
- a CDS encoding sugar ABC transporter ATP-binding protein: MSAAAHVEAPQRPVLEMRHISKTFGPIRALQDVSLTVNAGELHALMGENGAGKSTLMKVLSGAYRPDAGGEILIDGTPVATGDPIRARAQGIAVIYQELSLAPNLTVAQNIFLGNEPRRFGIVDRDQCNRRAREIVERLGVSFSARALVSSLSLGERQLVEIARALSTSARIIVMDEPTTSLTSRETDRLFEVIATLKAQGIAIIYISHRMEEVYQLADRVSVLRDSGYVGTLERADLNASRLVSMMVGRDLSAFYKKDHRPPDSQRRVALSVRGMSDGGLLKDCSFDLHHGEVLALAGLVGSGRTELARLIFGADRRSAGELELDGKPLTIASPREALEAGIAYLTEDRKELGLFLDMSISDNINMGVLAKDARAGGFRDFTAADRRAAKAIADLSIRTRSAQANAGSLSGGNQQKVLLARLLETEPKVVILDEPTRGVDVGAKSEIYRLIDSLAGRGIAILMISSELPEVIGVADRVLVMRDGAIAGEVTASEGRPLRQEEIMELATGAAQEGPTR; this comes from the coding sequence ATGAGCGCCGCCGCCCATGTCGAGGCGCCGCAAAGGCCGGTGCTGGAGATGCGCCACATCTCCAAGACCTTCGGTCCCATCCGCGCCCTGCAGGACGTATCGCTCACCGTCAATGCCGGCGAGTTGCATGCGCTGATGGGCGAGAACGGCGCCGGCAAATCGACGCTGATGAAGGTGCTGTCCGGCGCCTATCGGCCGGATGCCGGCGGCGAGATCCTGATCGACGGCACGCCGGTCGCCACCGGCGATCCGATCAGGGCCCGCGCCCAGGGCATCGCCGTCATCTACCAGGAACTTTCGCTGGCGCCGAACCTGACGGTGGCGCAGAACATCTTCCTCGGCAACGAGCCGCGCAGGTTCGGCATCGTCGATCGCGACCAGTGCAACCGCCGCGCCAGGGAAATCGTCGAGCGGCTCGGCGTTTCCTTTTCGGCGCGCGCCCTGGTCTCCAGCCTGTCGCTCGGCGAGCGCCAGCTGGTCGAGATCGCCCGCGCGCTGTCGACCAGCGCCCGCATCATCGTCATGGACGAGCCGACCACCTCGCTGACCTCGCGCGAAACCGACCGCCTGTTCGAGGTGATCGCGACGCTGAAGGCGCAGGGCATCGCCATCATCTACATCAGCCATCGCATGGAAGAGGTCTACCAGCTCGCCGATCGGGTCAGCGTATTGCGCGACAGCGGCTATGTCGGCACCCTCGAACGCGCCGACCTCAACGCATCGCGCCTGGTCTCGATGATGGTCGGCCGCGATCTCTCGGCCTTCTACAAGAAGGATCACCGGCCGCCGGACAGCCAGCGCCGCGTGGCGCTGTCGGTGCGCGGCATGTCGGACGGCGGATTGCTGAAGGACTGCTCGTTCGATCTTCACCACGGCGAAGTCCTGGCGCTGGCGGGGCTGGTCGGTTCCGGCCGCACCGAGCTCGCCCGGCTGATCTTCGGCGCCGACCGCCGCAGTGCGGGCGAGTTGGAACTCGACGGCAAGCCCCTTACCATTGCTTCGCCGCGCGAGGCGCTGGAAGCCGGCATTGCCTACCTCACCGAGGACCGCAAGGAGCTCGGCCTGTTCCTCGACATGTCAATCTCGGACAACATCAATATGGGCGTGCTTGCGAAGGACGCGCGCGCCGGCGGTTTTCGCGATTTCACCGCCGCCGACAGGCGCGCGGCAAAGGCTATTGCGGACCTCTCGATCCGCACGCGCTCGGCGCAGGCCAATGCCGGCTCGCTGTCGGGCGGCAACCAGCAGAAGGTGCTGCTTGCCCGCCTGCTGGAGACCGAGCCCAAGGTCGTCATCCTCGACGAGCCGACGCGCGGCGTCGACGTCGGCGCCAAGTCGGAGATCTACCGGCTGATCGACAGCCTTGCCGGCAGGGGCATCGCCATCCTGATGATCTCCAGCGAGCTGCCCGAAGTGATCGGCGTGGCCGACCGCGTGCTGGTCATGCGCGACGGCGCCATCGCCGGCGAGGTGACGGCGTCGGAGGGCAGGCCGCTGCGTCAGGAAGAGATCATGGAACTTGCGACGGGAGCGGCCCAGGAAGGACCGACAAGATGA
- a CDS encoding ABC transporter substrate-binding protein — protein MTKRNEIDALRNLSGDIWNVAVDEYAKGYLKRRDLFKYAALIGLTGFAASQGLGFSGQARAATAGGTVRVGLGQPTKAIDPVTVTDPASIGVLSQVGEYLILDDPKDGLQPKLALSWEADETAKRWTFKLRPGVKFHDGRTVTAKDVVASFERLVDPNSGSSALSAYKGILSKGGAKIVDDETVAFDLDQSNSNFPFYVSSDVYNAVILPADYAGDFEKNFNGTGPFKLESFRPKQGASFVRNPDYWGDKALPDRVEIKFFDDEQAQVVALQAGQLDVIPSTTRLELAIEGNANFKLLSVQASSHDAVHLRTDQAPFTDKRIRRALALTLDREAIVKGLLKGRAIVGNDTPFAPIFPSADSSVPQRKQDIAEAKRLLAEAGVPNGFEVTLTTERAYDIPDYAVIIQNFAKKAGIDIKLNVLPQDAYYGSATFGSSPWLDSNLGITDFGHRGTPDIFLNATLKSDGAWNSAHFKNADYDALLVEYGKARDLQAQRIAAGKIQTLLLDETPEIISYFSQYSRIASAKVEGVRFTAISHLLLDRVSFVQA, from the coding sequence ATGACCAAGCGCAACGAAATCGACGCCCTTCGCAATCTCTCCGGCGACATCTGGAACGTCGCCGTCGACGAATACGCCAAGGGCTATCTCAAGCGCCGCGACCTGTTTAAATACGCCGCGCTGATCGGCCTGACCGGCTTTGCCGCTTCGCAAGGGCTGGGCTTCTCCGGTCAGGCCCGTGCGGCCACTGCCGGCGGCACCGTCCGCGTCGGGCTTGGCCAGCCGACCAAGGCGATCGATCCGGTCACCGTCACCGATCCGGCCAGCATCGGCGTTCTCAGCCAGGTCGGCGAATATCTCATCCTCGACGATCCCAAGGACGGGCTGCAGCCGAAGCTCGCTCTGTCCTGGGAAGCCGACGAGACGGCCAAACGCTGGACCTTCAAGCTGCGGCCCGGCGTGAAATTCCATGACGGCCGCACCGTCACCGCCAAGGACGTGGTGGCGAGCTTCGAGCGTCTGGTCGATCCGAACAGCGGCTCCTCGGCGCTCTCAGCCTACAAGGGCATCCTGTCCAAGGGCGGCGCCAAGATCGTCGACGACGAGACGGTCGCCTTCGATCTCGACCAGTCGAACTCCAATTTCCCCTTCTATGTCTCCTCCGACGTCTACAACGCCGTGATCCTGCCGGCCGACTATGCCGGCGACTTCGAGAAGAATTTCAACGGCACCGGTCCGTTCAAGCTCGAATCCTTCCGTCCCAAGCAGGGCGCCAGCTTCGTGCGCAATCCCGATTACTGGGGCGACAAGGCGCTGCCCGACCGGGTCGAGATCAAATTCTTCGATGACGAGCAGGCGCAGGTCGTGGCGCTGCAGGCCGGCCAGCTCGACGTCATCCCGAGCACCACGCGCCTCGAGCTGGCGATCGAGGGCAATGCCAACTTCAAGCTGCTCAGCGTCCAGGCGAGCTCGCACGACGCCGTGCATCTCAGGACCGACCAGGCGCCGTTCACCGACAAGCGCATCCGCCGCGCCCTGGCGCTCACCCTCGACCGCGAGGCCATCGTCAAGGGCCTGCTCAAGGGTCGCGCCATCGTCGGCAACGACACGCCCTTCGCGCCCATCTTCCCCTCGGCCGATTCGTCGGTGCCGCAGCGCAAGCAGGACATCGCCGAGGCCAAGCGTCTGCTGGCCGAAGCGGGCGTGCCGAACGGCTTCGAGGTGACGCTCACCACCGAACGCGCCTACGACATTCCCGACTACGCCGTGATCATCCAGAACTTCGCCAAGAAGGCTGGCATCGACATCAAGCTCAATGTCCTGCCGCAGGATGCCTATTACGGTTCCGCGACCTTCGGCAGCTCGCCCTGGCTCGATTCCAATCTCGGCATCACCGATTTCGGCCATCGCGGCACGCCCGACATCTTCCTCAACGCGACGCTGAAGAGCGATGGCGCGTGGAACTCCGCGCATTTCAAGAATGCGGATTATGACGCATTGCTGGTCGAATACGGCAAGGCCCGCGACCTGCAGGCGCAGCGCATCGCGGCCGGCAAGATCCAGACCCTGCTGCTCGACGAGACGCCGGAGATCATCTCCTACTTCTCGCAGTACAGCCGGATCGCCAGTGCGAAGGTCGAGGGCGTGCGCTTCACGGCCATCTCGCATCTCCTGCTCGACCGCGTTTCCTTCGTCCAGGCATGA
- a CDS encoding DUF427 domain-containing protein: MTAAPRLQPREATAPQLINVLHSAKRIRVKFGGRVIADSRNVLVLRSNHFLPIYFFPLAAVDQSVLKPSKQGQQHPVGGETKYWDIEAGDRRAADAAWSFTAPPDENLAPLAGRVAFTWNLVDQWFEEDEEVFVHARDPYARIDVLQSSSHVEIWFDGEPIADSRRPVLLFETHLPTRFYLPPEDVRLDRLRASLTRTRCPYKDIASYWSGVRKDGSLSEDIAWSYRDPIAEMPRIKGLIAFYPQAVDRIHLDGQPV; the protein is encoded by the coding sequence ATGACCGCCGCACCGAGATTGCAGCCGCGCGAGGCGACCGCGCCGCAGCTGATCAACGTCCTGCACAGCGCCAAGCGCATCCGCGTCAAATTCGGCGGCCGCGTCATCGCCGACAGCCGCAACGTGCTGGTGCTGCGCTCCAACCATTTCCTGCCGATCTATTTCTTCCCGCTGGCCGCAGTCGACCAGTCGGTGCTGAAGCCCTCGAAACAAGGCCAGCAGCATCCCGTCGGTGGCGAGACCAAATACTGGGATATCGAAGCCGGTGACCGGCGCGCCGCGGATGCCGCCTGGTCGTTCACGGCGCCCCCAGATGAGAACCTCGCGCCGCTCGCCGGCCGCGTCGCCTTCACCTGGAACCTCGTAGACCAATGGTTCGAGGAAGACGAAGAAGTCTTCGTCCATGCCCGCGATCCCTATGCGCGCATCGACGTGCTGCAGAGCTCCAGCCATGTCGAGATCTGGTTCGACGGTGAGCCGATTGCCGACAGCCGCCGTCCGGTGCTGCTGTTCGAAACGCATCTGCCGACACGTTTCTATCTGCCGCCCGAGGATGTCCGGCTCGACCGGCTGAGGGCCTCGCTGACGAGGACCCGATGTCCCTACAAGGACATCGCCTCCTACTGGTCCGGCGTGCGCAAGGACGGTTCGCTCAGCGAGGACATCGCCTGGAGCTACCGCGATCCGATCGCCGAGATGCCGAGGATCAAGGGGCTGATCGCCTTCTATCCGCAAGCAGTCGACCGCATCCATCTCGACGGCCAGCCGGTCTGA
- a CDS encoding oligopeptide/dipeptide ABC transporter ATP-binding protein, which produces MLHKVELRIEQGETFGLIGESGSGKSTLARIVTGLQTPSQGSVELFGRTVAPRAEKRAPGERRDVQMVFQSPDRTLNPRHRIGRIISRPLRRLAGLGRSDAKNRVAELLCSVRLADTTAEQKPRSLSGGQRQRAAIARAFAGAPKVVVLDEPTSALDVSVQATVLNLLNDLQRDRNTTYLFISHDLRVVRYMADRIGVLYRGRLVETGTSEQVFRGPNHPYTKLLLAESSDDSPAVSVQAEIAAEINSNSGCAFAGRCPLAQPGCLKAEPPATDAGDGHLIACWRRGELS; this is translated from the coding sequence GTGCTGCACAAGGTCGAGCTCCGCATCGAGCAAGGCGAAACCTTCGGCCTGATCGGTGAATCCGGCTCCGGCAAATCGACGCTGGCGCGGATCGTCACCGGGCTGCAGACGCCTAGCCAAGGATCGGTCGAGCTGTTCGGCAGGACGGTGGCGCCACGCGCCGAGAAGCGGGCGCCAGGCGAACGGCGCGACGTGCAGATGGTCTTCCAGTCGCCCGACCGCACGCTCAATCCGCGCCACCGGATCGGGCGGATCATCAGCCGACCGCTGCGGCGGCTTGCCGGGCTTGGCCGGAGCGATGCGAAGAACCGCGTTGCCGAGCTTCTCTGCTCCGTCAGGCTGGCCGACACGACCGCCGAGCAGAAGCCACGCTCGCTTTCCGGCGGCCAGCGGCAAAGGGCGGCGATCGCTCGGGCCTTCGCCGGCGCGCCGAAAGTGGTGGTGCTGGACGAGCCGACCTCGGCGCTCGACGTCTCGGTTCAGGCCACGGTGCTCAACCTGCTCAACGATCTGCAGCGCGACAGGAACACGACCTATCTGTTCATCAGCCATGATCTCAGGGTGGTGCGCTACATGGCCGACAGGATCGGCGTGCTCTATCGCGGCCGGCTGGTGGAGACCGGCACGTCCGAACAGGTCTTTCGCGGGCCCAACCACCCCTACACGAAGCTGCTCTTGGCAGAGTCGTCAGATGATTCGCCTGCGGTCTCCGTCCAGGCGGAGATTGCGGCCGAAATCAATTCGAACAGCGGGTGCGCATTCGCCGGCCGCTGTCCGTTGGCGCAGCCCGGTTGCCTGAAAGCGGAACCGCCCGCCACCGATGCGGGCGACGGCCATCTGATCGCCTGCTGGCGGCGCGGCGAATTGTCCTGA
- a CDS encoding ABC transporter substrate-binding protein encodes MKTIAKLLCGAALAALAIAPASAKDLNKVGISVGLLGNPFFVATIKGIEDAAKKINPKVEVTSVSADYDLNKQVSQIDSFIAAGVDVIMLNAVDAKAIAPAVKKAQAAGIVVAAFDVSAPGADVTVMTNNVKAGEEACQYLVDHTGGKGNYVILNGPASSSILERVKGCKNVLAQHADIKVLSDDQNAEGSRDGGLKVFQSLLTRFDKIDAVFAINDPTAIGAQLAAKQLNRSEFIITAVDGAPDIEKEFASGTSMIKASASQDPYVMAGQSLTMAADVLAGKKPAEPTVLLDPKLITAENLKDYKGWTAAR; translated from the coding sequence ATGAAGACCATCGCCAAACTTCTCTGCGGCGCGGCCCTCGCGGCCCTCGCCATCGCGCCGGCATCGGCCAAGGACCTCAACAAGGTCGGCATCTCGGTCGGCCTGCTCGGCAACCCCTTCTTCGTCGCCACCATCAAGGGCATCGAGGACGCGGCCAAAAAGATCAATCCGAAGGTCGAGGTGACGTCCGTCTCGGCAGACTACGACCTCAACAAGCAGGTCTCGCAGATCGATTCCTTCATCGCCGCCGGCGTCGACGTCATCATGCTCAACGCCGTCGACGCCAAGGCGATCGCGCCCGCGGTCAAGAAGGCGCAGGCCGCCGGCATCGTCGTCGCCGCCTTCGACGTCTCGGCGCCGGGCGCCGACGTCACCGTGATGACCAACAACGTCAAGGCTGGCGAGGAGGCCTGCCAGTATCTGGTCGACCACACCGGCGGCAAAGGCAACTACGTCATCCTCAACGGTCCGGCCTCGTCCTCGATCCTGGAGCGCGTCAAGGGCTGCAAGAACGTGCTTGCGCAGCATGCCGACATCAAGGTCCTGTCCGACGACCAGAACGCCGAAGGCTCGCGCGACGGCGGCCTGAAAGTGTTCCAGTCGCTGCTCACCCGCTTCGACAAGATCGACGCGGTGTTCGCCATCAACGATCCGACGGCGATCGGCGCGCAGCTCGCCGCCAAGCAGCTCAATCGCTCGGAATTCATCATCACCGCGGTCGACGGCGCCCCCGACATCGAGAAGGAGTTCGCCTCCGGCACCTCGATGATCAAGGCTTCAGCCTCGCAGGATCCCTATGTCATGGCCGGCCAGTCGCTGACGATGGCGGCGGATGTGCTTGCCGGCAAGAAGCCGGCCGAGCCGACCGTGCTGCTCGATCCGAAGCTGATCACCGCCGAGAACCTGAAGGACTACAAGGGCTGGACGGCGGCCCGCTAA
- a CDS encoding ribose ABC transporter permease, with translation MTDSSTVAKSADQAVVRSRRLRTAFAALGMLPVLVLLAVGFQFINPRFLTGTNLLIVSQQSSINIVLAAGMTFVILTGGIDLSVGSILAASAMVAVLVSLVPDWGMLGIPAAILLGLGFGVINGLLVAYIKLPPFIVTLGSLTAVRGVARLLGEDTTVFNSDLPFDFIGNGSLFGIPWLVIIALTVVVLSWLVLKRTVLGTWIYAVGGNAEAARLTGIKVPLVLLFVYGVSGLLAGLGGVMSAARLYAANGLQLGQSYELDAIAAVILGGTSFVGGVGSIWGTLIGGLIIAVLSNGLILAGVSDIWQYIIKGLVIIVAVALDRYRLQAGART, from the coding sequence ATGACCGACAGCTCAACAGTGGCGAAATCGGCGGATCAGGCAGTGGTCAGGAGCCGGCGGCTGCGCACGGCCTTCGCCGCGCTCGGCATGCTGCCGGTTCTGGTGCTGCTTGCCGTCGGCTTCCAGTTCATCAACCCGCGCTTCCTTACCGGCACCAACCTGCTCATCGTCAGCCAGCAGTCGTCGATCAATATCGTGCTCGCCGCCGGCATGACCTTCGTCATCCTCACCGGCGGCATCGACCTCTCCGTCGGCTCGATCCTCGCCGCCTCGGCGATGGTCGCGGTGCTGGTGTCGCTGGTGCCGGACTGGGGCATGCTCGGCATTCCGGCCGCCATTCTGCTCGGCCTCGGCTTCGGCGTCATCAACGGGCTGCTTGTCGCCTATATCAAGCTGCCGCCCTTCATCGTCACGCTGGGCTCGCTCACCGCCGTGCGCGGCGTCGCCCGCCTGCTCGGCGAGGACACGACGGTGTTCAATTCCGACCTGCCTTTCGATTTCATCGGCAACGGCTCGCTGTTTGGCATTCCGTGGCTCGTCATCATCGCGCTGACGGTGGTGGTGCTGTCCTGGCTGGTGCTCAAGCGCACCGTGCTCGGCACCTGGATCTATGCCGTGGGCGGCAATGCCGAGGCGGCGCGCCTCACCGGCATCAAGGTGCCGCTGGTGCTGCTCTTCGTCTATGGCGTGTCGGGCCTGCTCGCGGGTCTGGGCGGCGTCATGTCGGCGGCCAGGCTCTACGCCGCCAACGGCCTGCAACTCGGCCAGTCCTACGAGCTCGACGCCATCGCCGCCGTCATTCTCGGCGGCACCAGCTTCGTCGGCGGCGTCGGCTCGATCTGGGGCACGCTGATCGGCGGCCTCATCATCGCCGTGCTCTCCAATGGGCTTATTTTGGCCGGTGTCTCGGACATCTGGCAGTACATCATCAAGGGTTTGGTCATCATCGTGGCGGTCGCCCTCGACCGTTACCGGCTGCAGGCCGGAGCAAGAACGTGA
- a CDS encoding sugar phosphate isomerase/epimerase produces MSRIGIHSFVWSASSAQADLERTLANTKEAGFDLIEFSYLDPADVDIGRLAKSIADLGLGVAISIGLPADGDISSPDKAVAARGVEILNRTVALTRDLGGQKVGGILSTSHGLQTEAPTRDQWNRSAGTLAKVAETAKAAGVTLNLEIVNRFESNLLNTAAQGLAFIEDTGSDNIFLHLDTFHMNIEEADVGLAIRHAAKKIGYVHIGESHRGFLGTGSIDFAAIFDALTAIGYSDDLSFESFSSEIVDENLSRKTAIWRNLWTDNMELARHARRFIAVGLETARRKADLVSASQRP; encoded by the coding sequence ATGTCGCGCATTGGAATCCATTCTTTCGTCTGGTCTGCGAGCTCGGCGCAGGCGGATCTCGAACGCACGCTCGCCAACACCAAGGAAGCCGGCTTCGACCTGATCGAGTTCTCCTATCTCGATCCGGCCGATGTCGATATCGGCAGGCTGGCCAAAAGCATCGCCGATCTCGGCCTGGGCGTTGCGATCAGCATCGGCCTGCCGGCCGACGGCGACATCTCCAGCCCCGACAAGGCGGTCGCCGCGCGCGGCGTCGAGATCTTGAACCGCACCGTCGCCCTCACCCGCGATCTCGGCGGTCAAAAGGTCGGCGGCATCCTCTCGACCAGTCATGGACTGCAGACCGAAGCACCGACGCGAGACCAGTGGAACCGCAGCGCGGGAACACTTGCCAAGGTTGCCGAGACCGCCAAAGCCGCCGGGGTCACGCTCAATCTCGAAATCGTCAACCGCTTCGAGAGCAACCTGCTCAACACCGCCGCGCAAGGGCTGGCCTTCATCGAGGACACCGGCTCCGACAACATCTTCCTGCATCTCGACACTTTCCATATGAACATCGAGGAGGCCGATGTCGGGCTGGCCATCCGCCACGCCGCGAAGAAGATCGGCTATGTCCATATCGGCGAGAGCCATCGCGGCTTCCTCGGCACCGGCAGCATCGACTTCGCCGCGATCTTCGATGCGCTGACGGCGATCGGCTACAGCGACGACCTCAGCTTCGAGTCCTTCTCCTCGGAGATCGTCGACGAGAACCTGTCGCGGAAGACGGCGATCTGGCGCAATCTGTGGACCGACAATATGGAGCTCGCCCGCCATGCGCGCCGCTTCATCGCGGTCGGCCTGGAGACGGCGCGGCGCAAGGCCGATCTCGTCTCGGCTTCGCAGCGGCCCTGA
- a CDS encoding LLM class flavin-dependent oxidoreductase: protein MARNQLILSAFFFNPQGDHRMSWRHPRAPGREVLGFDYYRELVQAAERARIDTIFVADHVSIWDSVKSGVAHYANARLEPLTLLSALAGVTKHIGLITTASSSYSEPYNVARLFASLDHISGGRASWNVVTSAMDEEARNFGGDGNIEHAFRYQRAAEFLDIVKGLWDSWEDEALLFDKETGYFADPDKVHVLDHRGAHFKVRGPLNVSRPPQGHPLIVQAGSSEDGKNFATAHADAHFAIYSTREDGIRYREDINERLARYGRRPESFKILPGILPIVAASEAEARDRQDYLQTLLPDRVGIDLLSSWSGIDLSAYPPDGPLPQLPDESTFNGGRTSLNRVKQWATQNLTLREIARKLANSGSVPTVAGTPKQIADQLQDWFEAGAADGFNLMFPLLPEDWINFAEQVVPELQRRGVFPTEYAPGTLRDRFGLARPANRFAEQRANQRAVS from the coding sequence ATGGCGCGAAATCAGTTGATCCTGAGCGCATTCTTCTTCAACCCGCAAGGCGACCATCGCATGTCGTGGCGCCATCCGCGCGCGCCAGGCCGGGAAGTGCTTGGCTTCGACTACTATCGCGAGCTGGTCCAGGCGGCCGAGCGCGCCAGGATCGACACCATCTTCGTCGCCGACCATGTGTCCATCTGGGATTCGGTGAAGAGCGGCGTCGCGCACTACGCAAACGCCCGCCTCGAGCCGCTGACGCTGCTTTCGGCACTGGCCGGCGTGACGAAGCATATCGGCCTCATCACCACCGCTTCGAGCTCCTACAGCGAGCCCTATAATGTCGCGCGCCTGTTCGCCTCGCTCGACCATATCAGCGGCGGCAGGGCGTCGTGGAACGTCGTCACCTCGGCCATGGACGAGGAGGCGCGCAATTTCGGCGGCGACGGCAACATCGAGCATGCCTTCCGCTACCAGCGCGCCGCTGAATTCCTCGATATCGTCAAGGGGCTGTGGGACAGCTGGGAGGACGAAGCCCTGCTGTTCGACAAGGAAACCGGCTACTTCGCCGATCCGGACAAGGTCCATGTGCTCGACCATCGCGGCGCGCATTTCAAGGTGCGCGGGCCGCTCAACGTCTCGCGGCCGCCGCAGGGCCACCCGCTGATCGTCCAGGCCGGTTCCTCGGAGGACGGCAAGAATTTCGCCACCGCCCATGCCGATGCGCATTTCGCCATCTACAGCACCAGGGAAGACGGCATCCGGTATCGCGAGGACATCAACGAGCGGCTCGCCCGCTACGGCCGACGTCCCGAGAGCTTCAAGATCCTGCCCGGCATATTGCCGATCGTCGCCGCTTCCGAGGCCGAGGCGCGCGACAGGCAGGATTATCTGCAGACGCTGCTGCCGGATCGCGTCGGCATCGATCTCCTGTCGAGCTGGAGCGGCATCGATCTTTCGGCCTATCCGCCGGACGGCCCGTTGCCGCAGCTTCCTGACGAAAGCACCTTCAATGGCGGCCGCACCTCGCTCAACCGCGTCAAGCAGTGGGCGACGCAGAACCTGACGCTGCGCGAGATCGCGCGAAAACTCGCCAACAGCGGCTCGGTGCCGACCGTCGCCGGCACGCCGAAGCAGATCGCCGACCAGCTGCAGGACTGGTTCGAGGCGGGCGCCGCCGATGGCTTCAACCTGATGTTCCCGCTGTTGCCGGAAGACTGGATCAACTTCGCCGAGCAGGTCGTGCCGGAGCTGCAACGCCGCGGCGTCTTCCCGACCGAATACGCCCCCGGAACGCTGCGCGACCGCTTCGGCCTCGCCCGTCCCGCCAACCGCTTCGCCGAGCAGCGCGCCAATCAGCGCGCCGTGTCCTGA
- a CDS encoding ATP-binding cassette domain-containing protein yields the protein MSPSVLNVEKLSIAYGGKRGWQSAVDGVSLSIGQGEALGLVGESGSGKSSVAMAILRYLPGNARVAASAIEFQGREIRGLSGEELRGLRGDRIAAVYQHPGAALSPAMTIGRQIGETIMRHRPVRHEEARWRSAELLRRVRVANPERVLDLYPHELSGGMQQRANIAIARCCTRSSSASSKAKPSA from the coding sequence ATGTCCCCTTCGGTGCTGAATGTGGAAAAACTTTCCATCGCCTATGGCGGGAAAAGAGGATGGCAATCCGCCGTCGACGGCGTGTCGCTCTCGATAGGCCAAGGCGAAGCGTTGGGACTGGTCGGAGAATCCGGCTCGGGCAAGAGTTCGGTGGCCATGGCGATCCTGCGCTACCTGCCGGGCAATGCGCGAGTGGCGGCCTCGGCGATCGAGTTCCAAGGCCGGGAAATCCGCGGCCTCTCCGGCGAGGAGCTGCGCGGCCTGCGCGGCGATCGCATCGCGGCCGTCTACCAACATCCGGGCGCCGCGCTCAGTCCGGCCATGACAATCGGCCGGCAGATCGGCGAGACGATCATGCGCCATCGCCCGGTGCGCCACGAGGAAGCGCGCTGGCGCTCCGCTGAGTTGCTCCGGCGTGTGCGGGTCGCCAATCCCGAGCGAGTGCTCGATCTTTATCCGCATGAGCTCTCCGGCGGCATGCAGCAGCGCGCCAACATCGCGATCGCCCGGTGCTGCACAAGGTCGAGCTCCGCATCGAGCAAGGCGAAACCTTCGGCCTGA